One Setaria viridis chromosome 3, Setaria_viridis_v4.0, whole genome shotgun sequence DNA window includes the following coding sequences:
- the LOC117847329 gene encoding protein NUCLEAR FUSION DEFECTIVE 4, which produces MSSSAHWLSLVGSVWLQTVNGPNADFPVYSSQLKEIKGISQVRLNFLAAASDAGKLFGWFAGVAALHLPLWAVALTGAAFGLVGYGVQFLFLERPGLAYWHLFVLTSLAGNGICWINTVCYLLCIKNFPSDSRVAVSLATSYLGLSAKFYTTMAKTLPRAARARYSTTKVYLLLNAVVPMAVTLVAAPSLRVVELRKDTKRTQAPFLAMFAITLATGACAIIGSVGAKSIGLSTREHMVSFFVLLALPLLIPVVLRVRESMAKIRETKWENRIHDHDSDGAETAVSVSVVELEAEDKQEEQGQEAEPQRSSQEEVGGLRLLRKLDFWLYFFSYMFSGTLGLVFLNNLGQIAESRGLADASTLVSLSSSFGFFGRLLPAFLDYYTAKSGYSLSRTASMASLMAPMSGAFFLLLHPKNMSLYASTAVVGTCTGAITSVAASATNELFGTKNFGVNHNVVVANIPLGSLCFGYLAAYLYQRGAHGGNRCMGAACYRDTFLLWGATCALGTALCMVLYARSRGSAGRRLPR; this is translated from the exons AtgtcttcatcggcccactggcTGAGCCTGGTCGGGAGCGTCTGGCTGCAGACCGTGAACGGCCCCAACGCCGACTTTCCCGTCTACTCGTCGCAGCTCAAGGAGATCAAGGGCATCTCCCAGGTGCGGCTCaacttcctcgccgccgcctccgacgccgGGAAGCTCTTCGGCTGGTTCGCCGGGGTGGCCGCGCTGCACCTCCCGCTCTGGGCGGTGGCGCTCACCGGCGCCGCGTTCGGCCTCGTCGGCTACGGCGTCCAGTTCCTCTTCCTCGAGAGGCCCGGGCTCGCGTACTGGCACCTCTTCGTGCTCACCTCCCTCGCCGGCAACGGCATCTGCTGGATCAACACCGTGTGCTACCTCCTCTGCATCAAGAACTTCCCCTCCGACAGCCGCGTCGCCGTCAGCCTCGCCACGAGCTACCTCGGGCTCAGCGCCAAGTTCTACACCACCATGGCCAAGACCCTCCCcagggcggcgagggcgagatACTCCACCACCAAGGTGTACCTCCTCCTCAATGCCGTCGTCCCTATGGCGGTCACGCTCGTGGCGGCGCCGTCGCTCCGGGTGGTCGAGCTCCGCAAGGACACCAAGAGGACCCAGGCGCCGTTCCTCGCCATGTTCGCGATCACCCTGGCCACCGGAGCCTGCGCCATCATCGGCAGCGTAGGCGCCAAGTCCATCGGCCTCTCGACCAGAGAACACATGGTCAGCTTCTTCGTGCTGCTCGCCCTGCCTCTGCTGATCCCTGTGGTGCTCAGGGTCAGGGAGAGCATGGCCAAGATACGGGAGACCAAGTGGGAGAACCGGATCCACGACCACGACTCCGACGGGGCCGAGACGGCGGTGTCGGTGTCGGTGGTCGAGCTTGAGGCGGAGGACAAGCAAGAGGAGCAGGGGCAGGAGGCCGAACCACAGAGGAGTAGTCAAGAGGAGGTCGGCGGGCTCCGACTGCTGAGGAAACTTGACTTCTGGCTCTACTTTTTCAGCTACATGTTCAGCGGCACGCTGGGGCTGGTCTTCCTCAACAATCTGGGCCAGATCGCCGAGTCGCGAGGACTCGCCGACGCGTCCACTCTGGTCTCCCTGTCCTCCTCGTTCGGCTTCTTCGGTCGCCTCCTTCCTGCCTTCTTGGACTACTACACCGCCAA GAGCGGCTACTCCCTCTCAAGGACGGCGTCCATGGCGTCGCTGATGGCGCCCATGTCCGGCGCGTTCTTCCTCCTTCTGCACCCGAAGAACATGTCCCTGTACGCCAGCACGGCCGTGGTCGGAACGTGCACGGGCGCCATCACCTCGGTGGCCGCGTCGGCGACCAACGAGCTGTTCGGCACCAAGAACTTCGGCGTCAACCACAACGTGGTGGTCGCCAACATCCCCCTGGGCTCGCTCTGCTTCGGCTACCTGGCCGCGTACCTGTACCAGAGGGGCGCTCACGGCGGCAACCGCTGCATGGGCGCCGCCTGCTACCGGGACACCTTCCTCCTCTGGGGCGCGACCTGCGCCCTGGGCACGGCGCTGTGCATGGTGCTGTACGCGCGGTCGCGCGGCTCCGCCGGGAGGCGGCTACCACGCTAG